From the Luteolibacter arcticus genome, one window contains:
- the radC gene encoding RadC family protein — MDLRITDLPLDERPREKLARFGAGALDNAELLAIFLRTGVKGRSAIQIGRDLLQHYGSIGELGSAGVEELSRQTGLGLAKACQLVAAFELGARAAREQTAQQPLDDPQTIYRLFAPRLAWIRHEQLLVALVDTRLRHTATVEISTGILTETSAHPREILRPVITRGAYGFVLVHNHPSGDPTPSRADDRLTRRLVEATDLLQLTFLDHLIIGRPEGGRLPYFSFREAGIVH, encoded by the coding sequence ATGGATCTGCGGATCACTGATCTCCCCCTTGATGAACGGCCCCGTGAGAAGCTCGCCCGCTTCGGCGCCGGGGCCTTGGACAATGCCGAGCTGCTGGCCATCTTCCTGCGCACAGGCGTGAAGGGCCGCAGCGCCATCCAGATCGGCCGCGATTTGTTGCAGCACTACGGGTCCATCGGAGAACTCGGCAGCGCAGGCGTGGAAGAGCTTTCCCGCCAGACCGGGCTGGGACTCGCCAAGGCCTGCCAGCTTGTCGCCGCCTTCGAGCTAGGCGCTCGCGCCGCACGCGAGCAGACCGCGCAACAACCGCTGGACGATCCGCAGACGATCTACCGGCTCTTCGCTCCGCGGCTCGCTTGGATCCGCCACGAGCAATTGCTGGTGGCGCTGGTGGATACCCGGCTGCGTCACACCGCCACGGTGGAAATCAGCACCGGTATCCTGACCGAAACGTCCGCGCATCCGCGGGAAATCCTCCGCCCGGTCATCACCCGTGGGGCCTACGGCTTCGTGCTCGTTCACAACCACCCTTCGGGCGATCCGACGCCGAGTCGTGCCGACGACCGCCTCACCCGCCGTCTGGTGGAGGCCACCGATCTGCTCCAACTGACGTTTCTCGACCACCTCATCATTGGCCGGCCGGAGGGTGGCCGGCTTCCCTACTTCTCCTTCCGGGAGGCAGGGATCGTGCACTGA
- a CDS encoding ABC transporter permease produces MTTEDKGSSLWLDAWLRLRHNRAAMVGLVMLTLIGAACIVLPSISDFLKDPTKTDLVNRNLKPGAENWFGTDHLGRDLFSRVIFGGRISIAVGLITTMVSVTIGIVWGAVAGYAGGRTDAFLMRIVDILYALPFLVIIILLSKILEPMTNSLTEWAVHFIGGEKATQKELGDTRNWVEPLTTLVPVFIAIGALSWLTVSRIVRAQVQSVASLDYVEAARSLGLGHLRILFRHILPNTLGPIIVYTTLTIPGVMMFEATLSFLGLGVKAPNSSWGVLIKEGADFMLTNPMQLVLPSVFFSVTLFSLNFLGDGLRDALDPKASKD; encoded by the coding sequence ATGACGACCGAAGACAAGGGATCCTCGCTGTGGCTGGATGCATGGCTGCGACTGCGCCACAACCGTGCCGCCATGGTTGGCCTGGTCATGCTCACGCTGATCGGTGCCGCCTGCATCGTGCTGCCGTCCATCAGCGACTTCCTCAAGGACCCGACTAAGACCGATCTGGTCAACCGCAACCTCAAGCCGGGCGCGGAAAACTGGTTCGGCACCGACCACCTCGGCCGCGACCTGTTTTCCCGCGTGATCTTCGGGGGGCGCATCTCGATCGCCGTGGGCCTGATCACCACCATGGTCTCGGTGACCATCGGCATCGTCTGGGGTGCCGTGGCGGGATATGCCGGTGGCCGCACGGATGCATTTCTGATGCGCATCGTGGACATCCTCTACGCGCTGCCCTTCCTGGTCATCATCATCTTGCTCAGCAAGATCCTCGAACCGATGACCAATAGCCTCACGGAATGGGCGGTCCATTTCATCGGCGGGGAAAAGGCCACCCAGAAGGAGCTCGGCGACACGCGGAACTGGGTGGAGCCGCTGACCACGCTGGTGCCGGTCTTCATCGCCATCGGGGCGTTGTCGTGGCTCACCGTGTCGCGCATCGTCCGCGCCCAGGTGCAGAGCGTGGCGAGCCTCGACTACGTGGAAGCGGCCCGCTCGCTGGGTCTCGGCCATCTGCGGATCCTCTTCCGCCACATCCTGCCGAACACGCTCGGCCCCATCATCGTTTACACCACGCTGACCATCCCCGGCGTGATGATGTTCGAGGCCACGCTGTCCTTCCTCGGCCTGGGCGTGAAGGCTCCGAACAGCTCGTGGGGCGTGCTGATCAAGGAAGGCGCGGACTTCATGCTGACCAACCCGATGCAACTCGTCCTCCCGTCGGTCTTCTTCTCCGTCACGTTGTTCTCGCTGAACTTTCTCGGCGATGGCCTGCGAGACGCGCTGGATCCGAAGGCGTCGAAGGATTGA
- a CDS encoding ABC transporter permease subunit yields MTFPRKIGLMLLLVAVLAAVAYHQGLSLPSLRWFYSFRATPDQIQAASDHGHLITVFGKGLIPINPHRFLEHQHETVGNVFCGVLALIAILLFIFGGKFQWNPLTLRRFSRFRSIGRGWVAFQLLILLLVLAMLDQVLVGKRALAVKYEGQWFFPAFREEGYRDKEFGGTEDQEVNYRKLYAAFREAKSDNKVFLPPVPWDPTFDSDDVQRRPLVEIDGKLHRSSKREPYNGQASQFREDNPRIPVRAARFRKGLRDGSTSLYDEKGEYAGREEWSAGSLTQTTVEGEAGNAPAGSWYELVYPPAPPFFGSRETTHLLGTDSKGWDIVAQMYGGLQVILKAAFFYIVLSYGIGIVMGCLEGYYGGWFDIVSQRIAEVLSNVPFLLVVMIITANIGLEKVTLINVLLIFCLFSWISVATYLRTSTYKEKARDYVAAARVQGAGTARVIFRHILPNAVSTIVTLLPFSVAGLASMLTALDFLGFGLPERYPSWGRLLDDGTSNLSSPWIVSSVFGMLVFVLLVITFIGEAIREAFDPKKYTTYQ; encoded by the coding sequence ATGACCTTTCCCCGGAAAATCGGACTGATGCTGTTGCTGGTGGCGGTACTCGCCGCGGTCGCGTATCACCAAGGGCTAAGCCTGCCATCGCTCCGGTGGTTCTACTCATTCCGCGCCACTCCGGACCAGATCCAGGCCGCTTCGGATCACGGGCATCTCATCACCGTTTTTGGAAAGGGCCTCATCCCGATCAACCCGCACCGGTTCCTGGAACACCAGCACGAGACGGTGGGAAATGTGTTCTGTGGCGTGCTGGCGTTGATCGCCATCCTGCTCTTCATCTTCGGCGGGAAATTCCAATGGAACCCGCTCACGCTTCGGCGCTTCTCGCGCTTCCGCTCGATCGGTCGAGGCTGGGTCGCGTTTCAACTGCTGATCCTGTTGCTGGTGCTCGCGATGCTCGACCAGGTGCTGGTCGGCAAGCGCGCGCTGGCAGTGAAATACGAGGGCCAGTGGTTCTTCCCCGCCTTCCGGGAGGAAGGGTATCGCGACAAGGAATTCGGCGGCACGGAGGATCAGGAGGTGAACTACCGGAAGCTCTACGCCGCATTCCGCGAGGCGAAGTCGGACAACAAGGTCTTCCTCCCGCCCGTCCCGTGGGATCCCACCTTCGATTCCGATGACGTCCAGCGCCGCCCCTTGGTCGAGATCGACGGCAAGCTGCATCGCTCCAGCAAACGCGAACCCTACAACGGCCAGGCGAGCCAGTTTCGTGAGGACAATCCCCGGATTCCCGTGCGCGCGGCCCGCTTCCGCAAGGGCCTGCGCGATGGCAGCACCTCGCTCTACGATGAGAAGGGCGAGTATGCCGGCCGCGAGGAGTGGAGCGCCGGCTCCCTGACTCAGACGACTGTCGAGGGCGAGGCCGGAAATGCGCCTGCCGGGTCGTGGTACGAACTGGTCTATCCGCCTGCGCCGCCCTTCTTCGGTTCGCGGGAAACGACGCACCTGTTAGGCACGGACTCCAAGGGCTGGGACATCGTCGCGCAGATGTACGGCGGGCTGCAGGTGATCCTGAAGGCGGCATTCTTCTACATTGTGCTGAGCTATGGCATCGGCATCGTGATGGGCTGCCTCGAGGGCTACTACGGCGGCTGGTTCGACATCGTGAGCCAGCGCATCGCGGAGGTGCTCAGCAACGTGCCCTTCCTGCTGGTGGTGATGATCATCACCGCGAACATTGGTCTCGAAAAGGTAACGTTGATCAACGTGCTGCTGATCTTCTGCCTGTTCTCGTGGATCAGTGTGGCGACGTACCTGCGGACCTCCACCTACAAGGAGAAGGCCCGCGACTACGTGGCCGCCGCGCGTGTCCAAGGGGCCGGCACCGCCCGGGTGATTTTCCGGCACATCCTGCCGAACGCGGTTTCCACCATCGTCACCTTGCTGCCGTTCAGCGTGGCGGGACTGGCGAGCATGCTGACCGCGCTCGACTTCCTGGGGTTCGGCCTGCCGGAGCGCTATCCGAGCTGGGGGCGCTTGCTGGATGACGGGACCTCGAATCTTTCCTCGCCGTGGATCGTCAGCTCGGTCTTCGGCATGCTGGTCTTCGTGCTGCTGGTGATCACCTTCATCGGCGAGGCAATTCGCGAGGCCTTCGACCCGAAAAAATACACGACCTACCAATGA
- a CDS encoding peptide ABC transporter substrate-binding protein: MTRRALYLLPLLLCLAGCQRETQVEKANREKILLVGNSADPKSLDPHLVTGVTESNVIRALLEGLVADDPKEDNAHPPGAATHWEHNENYTEWTFHLRPDGKWSDGAPLTSGDFIFAYNRLLHPDLAGPYAEMLYFIKNAAEYNKGTITDFSQVGVSAPDDYTLKVSLKEPVPFLPDITRHYTWFPVPRHVVLKHGKIGDRFTAWSEAGNYVGNGPFMLKEWLFNDSIHTAKNPNYWNAANVKLNGVRFIPVENFYTETRGFLAGQLHTTYQLPPPLVDKIKAEHPEFLRQELYVATDFVRVNTTRPVLDNPKVRMAMSLAIDRKLLCDNILQGNTPAGTITPNMGDYKPDPIVSYDPERAKALLAEAGYPEGKGFPRYSILISAAGSRGTVEALQAMWRQTLGIYFNIQTMDWGSYVSAQQNLEFDIALAAWSGDYLDPTTFLLMWTKGNGNNNTGWDSPQYEALLSEAAQQTDPAGRLEMFKQAERLFMEAQPILPISWRGRNYLHRPEVKGWHPLLLDNHNWGAISLEP, translated from the coding sequence ATGACACGACGCGCCCTCTACTTGCTTCCCCTGCTCCTCTGCCTCGCCGGCTGCCAGCGGGAAACCCAGGTCGAAAAGGCAAACCGCGAGAAAATCCTGCTTGTCGGCAATTCGGCCGATCCCAAGTCGCTCGACCCGCATCTCGTGACCGGGGTGACCGAAAGCAACGTGATCCGCGCGCTGCTAGAGGGCCTCGTCGCCGACGACCCGAAGGAGGACAACGCGCACCCGCCCGGTGCCGCGACCCACTGGGAGCACAACGAGAACTACACCGAGTGGACCTTCCACCTGCGCCCGGACGGGAAGTGGTCCGATGGCGCGCCGCTGACCTCCGGCGATTTCATCTTCGCCTACAACCGGCTGCTCCATCCCGACCTCGCGGGGCCCTACGCGGAGATGCTCTATTTCATCAAGAACGCGGCGGAATACAACAAGGGGACCATCACTGACTTCAGCCAGGTCGGCGTCTCCGCGCCGGACGACTATACGCTCAAGGTCTCGCTAAAGGAGCCGGTGCCGTTCCTGCCCGACATCACGCGCCACTACACCTGGTTCCCGGTGCCGCGCCACGTGGTGCTGAAGCATGGCAAGATCGGCGATCGCTTCACCGCGTGGAGCGAGGCCGGCAACTACGTGGGCAACGGCCCCTTCATGCTAAAGGAGTGGCTGTTCAATGACAGCATCCACACAGCGAAGAACCCCAACTACTGGAATGCCGCCAACGTGAAGCTCAACGGCGTGCGCTTCATTCCGGTGGAAAACTTCTACACCGAGACACGCGGCTTCCTCGCCGGCCAGCTCCACACCACCTATCAGCTCCCACCGCCGCTGGTGGACAAGATCAAGGCGGAGCATCCCGAGTTCCTCCGCCAGGAACTCTATGTCGCCACCGATTTCGTCCGGGTCAACACCACCCGGCCGGTCCTCGACAACCCCAAGGTCCGCATGGCGATGTCGCTGGCCATCGACCGTAAGCTGCTTTGCGACAACATCCTTCAAGGCAACACGCCCGCCGGCACGATCACGCCGAACATGGGCGACTACAAGCCGGACCCCATCGTCAGCTACGATCCCGAGCGGGCCAAGGCGCTGCTCGCCGAAGCGGGCTACCCCGAAGGCAAGGGCTTCCCCCGCTACTCGATCCTCATCAGCGCGGCCGGCAGCCGCGGCACCGTCGAAGCGCTGCAGGCCATGTGGCGACAGACGCTCGGCATTTACTTCAATATCCAGACGATGGATTGGGGATCGTACGTCAGTGCCCAGCAGAACCTCGAGTTCGACATCGCACTCGCGGCATGGTCGGGCGACTACCTCGACCCCACGACGTTTTTGCTGATGTGGACGAAGGGCAACGGCAACAACAACACCGGCTGGGACAGCCCGCAGTATGAGGCATTGCTCTCCGAGGCCGCCCAGCAGACCGATCCTGCCGGCCGCCTGGAGATGTTCAAGCAGGCCGAGCGCCTTTTCATGGAAGCCCAGCCTATCCTTCCGATCTCCTGGCGAGGTCGCAACTACCTGCACCGGCCGGAGGTGAAAGGCTGGCATCCGCTGCTGCTAGACAATCACAACTGGGGTGCCATCTCCCTCGAACCCTGA
- a CDS encoding ABC transporter permease has protein sequence MFKVLLSRLFQSVLVMFVLYTITFFLVKKMPGNPLQGEKAMPPHIKAKMEAYYDLDKPVYVQYTKQLGKFIQGDPGYSFRLEGRPVGEIISQAFPVSLQLGIIAMTVAVTIGIPAGCIAAARRNGLLDTGSMAVAMIGICLPSFVIGPVLAEYFGRNLQWMTAFGWSSTNPVTWVLPALTLGLAYAAYLSRLTRAGMLETLSQDFVRTAKAKGVPGWKILIRHCLRGGLIPAVAYIGPAFAGIVSGSLVIESVFQIPGLGRHFIKSIETRDAPVILGVVMLYGALVILANFLTDIAGVWLNPRLRKSA, from the coding sequence ATGTTCAAAGTCCTGCTCAGCCGGCTGTTCCAGAGCGTCCTCGTGATGTTCGTGCTCTACACGATCACCTTCTTCCTGGTCAAAAAAATGCCCGGCAATCCCCTCCAAGGGGAAAAGGCGATGCCGCCTCACATCAAGGCCAAGATGGAGGCCTACTACGACCTCGATAAGCCGGTATACGTCCAGTACACCAAGCAGCTCGGCAAATTCATCCAGGGCGATCCCGGCTATTCGTTCCGCCTCGAAGGGCGGCCCGTGGGCGAAATCATCAGCCAGGCATTTCCCGTCTCGCTCCAGCTCGGCATCATCGCGATGACCGTCGCCGTCACCATTGGCATTCCCGCCGGTTGCATCGCCGCCGCGCGGAGAAACGGGTTGCTCGATACGGGCTCGATGGCGGTCGCGATGATCGGCATCTGCCTGCCCTCCTTCGTGATCGGCCCGGTGCTCGCGGAATACTTCGGCCGCAATCTTCAGTGGATGACTGCCTTCGGCTGGAGTTCCACGAATCCGGTCACGTGGGTCCTCCCTGCCCTGACGCTCGGCCTCGCCTATGCCGCCTACCTTTCGCGCCTGACACGCGCCGGGATGTTGGAAACGCTGTCGCAGGACTTCGTCCGCACTGCCAAGGCCAAGGGCGTGCCGGGATGGAAGATCCTGATCCGCCATTGCCTGCGTGGCGGCCTGATTCCCGCCGTGGCCTACATCGGACCCGCCTTTGCCGGGATCGTCTCCGGGTCGCTGGTCATCGAGAGCGTCTTCCAGATCCCGGGGCTGGGACGTCATTTCATCAAGTCCATCGAAACGCGCGATGCCCCCGTCATCCTCGGCGTGGTGATGCTCTACGGAGCGCTGGTCATCCTCGCGAACTTCCTGACCGACATCGCCGGGGTGTGGCTCAATCCACGCCTGCGCAAGTCCGCCTGA
- a CDS encoding GatB/YqeY domain-containing protein, giving the protein MSDLAARIPEDIKTAMKAKDAVTLNALRALKTAMMNVSTSAERSHQTGPLDDAEVTSLIRKQIKQRQDSYEQFTKAGREELAATETAEIAVLEKYLPAAMTAEEIAALVDAVVTETGAASKADMGKVMKLAQERAAGRADGKTLSQEVAKRLS; this is encoded by the coding sequence ATGAGCGATCTCGCCGCCCGCATCCCCGAAGACATCAAAACCGCCATGAAGGCGAAGGACGCCGTGACCCTGAATGCGCTGCGTGCTCTCAAGACGGCGATGATGAACGTCTCCACCTCCGCCGAAAGGAGCCATCAGACCGGCCCGCTCGACGATGCCGAGGTGACCTCGCTCATTCGCAAGCAGATCAAGCAGCGCCAGGATTCCTACGAGCAGTTTACCAAGGCCGGCCGCGAGGAACTGGCCGCGACCGAGACCGCCGAGATCGCCGTGCTGGAAAAATACCTCCCGGCGGCGATGACCGCGGAGGAAATCGCCGCGCTGGTCGATGCCGTCGTGACCGAGACCGGTGCCGCCTCCAAGGCCGACATGGGCAAGGTGATGAAACTCGCCCAAGAGCGCGCCGCCGGCCGGGCCGATGGCAAGACCCTCTCGCAGGAAGTCGCCAAACGCCTTTCCTGA
- the ykgO gene encoding type B 50S ribosomal protein L36, with protein MKVLSSLSSAKRRHADCQVVKRKGTLYVICKSNPKFKARQGATKGTRLSKQGVK; from the coding sequence ATGAAAGTTCTTTCCTCGCTCTCTTCCGCCAAGCGCCGCCACGCCGATTGCCAGGTCGTGAAGCGCAAGGGCACCTTGTATGTCATCTGCAAGAGCAACCCCAAGTTCAAGGCCCGCCAAGGCGCGACCAAAGGCACCCGCCTCTCGAAGCAAGGCGTGAAGTAA
- a CDS encoding ABC transporter permease produces MEPLVSSRHLKAYFLRRLLLIPLTLLGITALVFASVRAAPGGPVDRALAGMMGGEGQGKRTRAEAGSSSLTASQVLEVEEKEDRDKNGFRAYFEWLGILPKDDVNNKIGVEFAPGEKTVQIPIPGTIFEAKVERDDAGNAWIVPDPAVEVDLTGWQVRLRTPQEQAERWKKWVKGIDLPKLPEYRAVLFKSSYDGLFQGSLGNSQKYQDPVWSMILQRMPVSIYFGVISMIAIYGLCLPLGIVKAIRHRTFLDNASSVAVFAGYAIPGYALGSLLVVYVCAQLGWFPLRGFTGDDFDTLSPWGKVKDLLHHTAMPLVCYLISSFAFMTMLMKNNLMDNLAADYVRTAAAKGVSFPRAVFKHAFRNSLIPIATTFGNNIAIFVTGSILIEKVFDINGFGLLEFSAILEVDQTLIMGVTFVAAVLMLIGNVLSDLCVALVDPRVSYK; encoded by the coding sequence GTGGAACCGTTAGTTTCGTCCCGCCATTTGAAAGCCTATTTCCTGCGCCGCCTCCTTCTGATCCCGCTGACATTGCTGGGGATCACGGCGCTCGTCTTCGCGTCCGTCCGCGCAGCACCCGGTGGACCGGTCGATCGGGCCCTCGCCGGGATGATGGGCGGGGAGGGGCAGGGGAAGCGCACCCGCGCGGAGGCGGGCAGCTCGTCGCTGACCGCCTCACAGGTGCTGGAGGTCGAGGAAAAGGAGGACCGCGACAAGAACGGCTTCCGCGCCTACTTCGAGTGGCTGGGCATTCTCCCGAAGGACGACGTGAACAACAAGATCGGCGTCGAGTTTGCGCCCGGTGAAAAGACGGTCCAGATCCCCATTCCCGGCACCATTTTCGAGGCCAAGGTCGAGCGCGATGACGCGGGCAATGCGTGGATCGTGCCCGATCCCGCGGTGGAGGTGGATCTCACCGGTTGGCAGGTGCGCCTGAGGACACCGCAGGAACAGGCGGAGCGCTGGAAGAAGTGGGTCAAGGGCATCGACCTCCCCAAGCTGCCGGAGTACCGGGCGGTTCTTTTCAAGTCCTCCTACGACGGACTCTTCCAAGGCAGCCTTGGAAACTCGCAGAAGTATCAGGACCCGGTCTGGTCGATGATCCTGCAGCGGATGCCCGTCTCGATCTACTTCGGTGTCATCAGCATGATTGCGATCTACGGCCTGTGCCTGCCGCTCGGCATCGTGAAGGCGATCAGGCACCGCACCTTCCTCGACAATGCCTCGTCGGTGGCGGTCTTCGCCGGCTACGCGATTCCCGGCTACGCACTCGGATCGCTGCTGGTGGTATACGTGTGTGCGCAGCTCGGCTGGTTCCCGCTGCGTGGCTTCACGGGGGACGACTTCGACACGCTGTCCCCGTGGGGGAAGGTGAAGGACCTGCTCCACCACACCGCGATGCCCTTGGTCTGCTACCTCATTTCCAGCTTCGCCTTCATGACGATGCTGATGAAGAACAACCTGATGGACAACCTGGCGGCCGACTATGTCCGCACCGCTGCGGCCAAAGGCGTCTCGTTCCCGCGGGCCGTGTTCAAGCACGCCTTCCGCAACTCGCTCATTCCGATCGCCACGACCTTCGGGAACAACATCGCAATCTTCGTGACCGGCTCGATCCTGATCGAGAAGGTTTTCGACATCAACGGCTTCGGCCTGCTGGAGTTCAGCGCGATCCTGGAAGTCGACCAGACGCTGATCATGGGGGTGACTTTCGTCGCGGCGGTCCTGATGCTGATCGGGAATGTCCTATCCGACCTTTGCGTCGCGCTGGTGGATCCGCGCGTGAGCTACAAGTGA